The genomic stretch ctaattcatcatccGAAGAATCGTTAGATATTTGAGTTGATAATTGGTTTGCTATATTTTTGGATTCTCGTATTTgtaatattcttattatgATAGATATGATGGCACTACCTATGGCTGTTGCCAACAAGGCATAACAACCCTTTCTGAAATATGGTACTGTTGAAGCATCAAAGAATAAGATTATCCACCAAGCATTTACAGCACCTGAACACATATTCATGGAAGCAAGAACAATGGCTCTTTCAGGTAAATCTGCATGACATACAACATTAGCCCAAGCAAAAAATACAGCCTGACCTGCATAAGCAATACCACCCAAGTATTGTGATGTGAATATAACATTTGGATCCAATGGTCGCCACCATATTAATGCTGATACTATAGTCATTACTGCAGCCAAAACAACAGCTATATGCCAATGACGTGCACGTTGTACACGACTCAAATATAAAGCAGAGGCTAAAGTAGAGACAATACCAACTGCATAAATACCAGCAGGGTAATTATTACGTGCAGATAACGAATAATCTTGATTTTGTAACCATATTGCAAATGTAGATGTTGAAGCTAGAGCAAGATTTTCACCACCTAGGATCCATGCAAGTGAAAATACCCATATATGCCAACGGCGTAATACACGTGGTGCTACAGACCATGAAAGTTTTGAATTTGCTTCTTGAGGAGGTAATCTACGGCGTGCATATTGTAGTTCTGCTTTGGAAAACACATGACGTGCTAGAGTAAACTTCCCAGTAGATGTAGCATCAGGCATACCGGGGAAACATAATAGACCGTACAATGCAACTGGGACTGTAATACAGAAATCGATAATGAAAAGCCAACGCCAACCCGCCATACCCCCCGCACCTTCTAATTCATGAGCGATAGCGGTTTGCATAAATCCACTGAATATGGCACCTACTAAACCACTAGATGTAAATATTGCTGAACGGAGCGGCAATTCACGTGGGCAGTACCAGGCACCCAATATCAAATGAGTACCAGAAAATGTACAACTTTCAAAAAGAGCTTGGAAAAACCGCAAAACACAAAGGTCACGAGCACTATGGGCATGACTCATCCCCAAAGTAAGTAACCCCCATGCTAAAGTACATGAACTGAGCCAAATTCGTGGAGGTACCACCAGTAATGCCAAGTTGTGGGGTAACATTCCAACCACATAACCGATGGTGAAACATGTACCTGCTAGAGTGAACTGTGAACCGGTAAGGTTCAGGTCATTTTTCATACCAGAGACGTATGCATTGGTGAACCCAATACGATCAACATAGTTGATCCAATATTGTAAACACACGAATGATAGAACAAAAACGtctattttgaataaaagcCATCTGTGACGCACTGGAGGCTCTGTAGTTGTAGTGTCTGCATCGGCGACAGTAATTGTGAGAGTTTCATTTTTCTGACGCGCGTCCTGACTATTAGTATCCATCGGGCGATGCTTTTGTGTGGGTGAATTACGCGAATGTAGTAGAGTAGAGAAGATGGACAGCTTTTTATACTTCTGTGTGTGTGTGATCGAATGGAAACAGCTTGTACGGCGCAGAACGTGTACGGCATTAGCTGACAGATGAGCTTGACAGTTTTAGTGCCTGCAAACCAAACTGTTTAGAAGATCGTGCAGAAGCGCATTcgaaattattgaattaccGAATTCATCGAGAATGCGATTTTCATTCTTGTATTTTACCATGGGTTATAACAAAATTATGTTCGActttatgaaaaaaaacaacagaGATATAATAGGGGTGAGACtagatttttcaaatgcTTTTCGGCTCATTATAGATTGTCAGAGAATTGTTTTTATGAAAATAGGTCTAATTGACAAATGATTGTTTTATCTACAAATGTAGCTTTGCCATATGGGAGAAGATCAATCTACTTTTGACTCTGTTCAAATATGGCCAAATTTTTtctagttttttttttttctttttcttttttcttttttttttggtaaaaaaaaatttctggATCATTTACACTACCCCTATTCGAGAAGAATAAGGCATTTATGTGAATTAGGAATTTCAATCAAAGATGTATCATTACACCAATTGTGTATCAATTCTAACTGCTAATATATATTCCTCGAGATTTACATCGGTCAACCTTCAAAtgttgttttaaaaaagattCTTAGATATTGTGAAAAACTTATTTTCAACAAACTATATCAAGTTTCCCCATGTGGCAATAGTTCTTGGACAAAAACGGAATAACTTCCGCGgcaaagaataataatttttaccCGGCTACAGAAAGGTTTCCTTAATTAGCTCATTGAGAAAACGAACAAATAGCAAACAATAAAGTAATATATTAACT from Henningerozyma blattae CBS 6284 chromosome 4, complete genome encodes the following:
- the FEN2 gene encoding Fen2p (similar to Saccharomyces cerevisiae FEN2 (YCR028C); ancestral locus Anc_1.155), with protein sequence MDTNSQDARQKNETLTITVADADTTTTEPPVRHRWLLFKIDVFVLSFVCLQYWINYVDRIGFTNAYVSGMKNDLNLTGSQFTLAGTCFTIGYVVGMLPHNLALLVVPPRIWLSSCTLAWGLLTLGMSHAHSARDLCVLRFFQALFESCTFSGTHLILGAWYCPRELPLRSAIFTSSGLVGAIFSGFMQTAIAHELEGAGGMAGWRWLFIIDFCITVPVALYGLLCFPGMPDATSTGKFTLARHVFSKAELQYARRRLPPQEANSKLSWSVAPRVLRRWHIWVFSLAWILGGENLALASTSTFAIWLQNQDYSLSARNNYPAGIYAVGIVSTLASALYLSRVQRARHWHIAVVLAAVMTIVSALIWWRPLDPNVIFTSQYLGGIAYAGQAVFFAWANVVCHADLPERAIVLASMNMCSGAVNAWWIILFFDASTVPYFRKGCYALLATAIGSAIISIIIRILQIRESKNIANQLSTQISNDSSDDELEGHSDDEITYEIAYQDEHPNRYTKSILKSH